The stretch of DNA tgagtgttgtgggagctgcactcatccaggcaagtggggagtattctatcacacccctgacttgtgccttgtagatggtagaaaggctttaaggaatcaggaggtgagttactcgctgcagattcctagcctctgatctgctcttgtaaccacagtatttatatggctagtccagttcagtttctggccagtggTAACCTCCAAGATTTGTATATCTGATTATCCCAGAGAAAAATCTCTTCTCCTCCCAATTAACCATCCCATTTACTTGGACATTTGCTTGTGTTCCCCCTCCCTCAAAGACAGGTAATCTTACCCTTCTAAATACTGTCCTTCTGTCCATACATTGATGATAGAGCTATGGAAGCTGCTGTTAAACCTTAACTTACCAGAATCTGAAAATTTCTGGGCACTGCATGGCTTCCTGGATGTTTCTTGACAGCAGCATCGGTATTTTTCTCGCTTGTGTTATGTCCCACTGGGATTCTACTCTGGAAAACAGTGTTATTCCCAAATTTCCCCAGGTAAACATTAGAGAGACTAAAACCATCATCTTTAACCCCTGCTGCAAACTCTGCACCCTTGCCCATGATCCCATGTTCCTCCCTGGACCATTGTCTTAGCTTGACTGTTTGTAACATGAAAGCCCTATTCAACCCCAAGTACATCTTCTGACCCCAAGGTCATTGCCTCTGGGTCAGTcgctaacagcactctgggtttatctacacaacatggactgcagcggttcaaggaggaggctcaccaccaggttcttgagggcaattagagatggacaataaatgcaggcctggcCAGTagcactcacatcccataaacaaataaaaaacatATATGAACCATCATGGAATcatgcccccctccaccccttaaCTTTTTCTgcaaatcaaaaaaaaaacaattatgtCCATGGAAAGTCTTTCTTCCATTCTTTGAAAACACATGGGATTGGACATTATGCTGGTGGTGGGATCCACACCCCTGGTCTAAAAGTTGGAGGCGagctctctgcccccacccacgGCAGATTGTCCAGCTTGTCCCACGGCCATATACCAGCTGGCAAATCCCTGGTCCCAGTAATGCCATAGGGAATGATGGGGCCAGGCAAGGAATCCCAGAGGGAAGAGAGCCAGTACTTGAAGGTGAGTCTGGGCTCTCGATGGGGCCAGGCTGGCGGGCCCTGCTGAGAGGGTTCGAGGGGAGGATGTAAGGcaggtgggggagaaggtgggatgggggagtgagggaaagctCAGGGGTAATACCTTGGAGGCCTCTGATTTTCACAGATGCTCCATGAGCTGTCTCTCCACCCtttgcctggccaccagactgccAGGTTTCACTGGATAAGCTGGATACTTGGCGCCAGCCATGCTCTGCCACATGTAAAATCCCAGCAGTGGCAGAAGGAGACCCTTGAGTGGCCATTAAGAGAAAGGAAAGACTGTTTAAGTGGTGTTTTCTATGTATGTACATCTGGCAGAGACCAACGAGAACTCAAAAAATCCCATCAAGGTATTTTTCTAAGGAAGCAGGAGACAAAAAATATTGCGTTGCACTAACGCTAGTATTATTTTTCTGTTTCAGGAATCTCTGAAGGGGAGCAATGAGAGCTCCTTCTCTGTGGATCCTTCTTGTCGTGTGGATTTTTGTACAGACAGCTTCCTTTGAAGAGAATGCTCACCAGTACGATGCTTGTCAAAAGTGCAACTCTGATAACTTCTGCAACTGCTCCTGGGGGACTTTAGAGAATGTTCCATGTGTATTGGAAAATGTCTCCGTGTTTGACCTGTCTCACAACAAAATCTCACAGATTAAGGACACTGATTTCATAACATATGTGAAGCTCAAAAGACTTCTATTGCAATCAAATCAAATCCAGTCTATTGCTGACCAGGCATTCCAGCGCAACACACAGCTGGAGTATCTTGACTTGTCGAATAATCTTTTGACTCAGCTGTCGCAGAACTGGTTTAAATATCTTTCCAAATTACAACACCTCAACATTTTAGGGAATAAATACACAGATTTAGGATCAGGGGGAATTTTCTCAAACCTGGCACAACTCAGATGGTTAGAATTTGGCAATCCTTCTCTATCTCTTCTAAAGGAAGATGACTTTGTAGGAGTTACACATTTGGATGAGTTTATtgtaaaagcagagaagttactTGTGTATCAGAAAGGAAGTTTCAGTTCATTCAGAAATATAAGTCATGCTGCCTTGAGTTTGCATGATACATTTCTGAACGAACCAAGCCAAGCTCAGCAGATTCTTTTCGATTTATCGGGATCCACCACCCACATAGAGCTGAGAGACTTAGTATTTCCCGATAAAACAGACAATCTGCTATTTTCCACTAAAGGCAATGCATTAATAAGGAAGTTCACCTTCAGAAATGTTTCTCTTACTGACAGTACTGTGATTAGTTTTATAAATTCAATGAAAAACACAAAATTATCTGAACTAGTAGCGCAAGACTGTGTGCTTTCGGGAACGGGGAAATGGCGCAGAATAACTTCCCAAACAAACAGCTTTCTACAATCAATAACATTAAGTAACATATCCATTAGaaagttttatttattttatgaacTTTCAGGTATTGGTCCCCTATTAGAATCCATTAAAAAAGCCACATTTACAAAACTAAAGATGTTCCTGATGCCCTGCCATGTATCCAGAAAATTAAAAAATGTGCACTACCTTGATTTAACAGACAATTTGCTCAGTGACGGTATTATGCCGGAAACTCTTTGTTCAGGAGCTTGGTCTTCTGTGCAACATCTTATTCTGAGAAAGAATGATTTTAAAAACCTGTGTACAATAAGCTCAAAATTATCCACACTTTCTAATCTTACCCATTTAGATTTAAGTCAGAATAGTTTTCGCGACATAAAGACTTCATGCAAATGGTCTGAAAATCTACAATTTCTAAACCTTTCGAGTTGTAATATTAAAAGCATTATAAATGGTGTCCCTCCAAATGTTGAAGTATTGGATTTAAGTAACAATGCCATCAGCAGTTTTGACATTAATGTGCCTTCTCTCAAAGAATTAAATGTGTCCAATAATAAGTTTAAAAGTTTACCAGGTGGTGGCTACTTACCAAAGATGGAAATTCTGAAGATCAGCAGCAATAAACTCACTTCACTCACAGGTGAAGAAATCAAGGCATTTAAGAAGCTTCAATTTTTAGAGGCTGGAAAAAATAATTACATTTGTTCATGTGAATTCCTGTTTTATATGAATAATGACATAACAGTGCAACTGTTGGGTGGAACAGAAAATTATGTCTGTGATTCACCTCTATTTCTCAGGGGAATGTTTGTACAAAATACTAAGCGCTCTTTTTTTGACTGTCACACAACATTGTCCCTAGTCTTTCTGTGTGTTGGCATATGTTTGGCAGTAGCCATTGTTGGGATGATGTGCTACAAGTATCATGGGATCTGGTATATCCAAATGATATGGGCATGGCTGAAGGCAAAGAGGAAACCAAAGAAAGTGAGGAATTATGATCTTTGTTATGATGCATTTGTTTCTTATAGTGAGATGGACTCAGAGTGGGTGGAAAACTTCCTGGTAAGAGAGTTAGAAAGTGCTCATCcaccactgacactctgccttcATAAGCGTGATTTCATCCCAGGGAAGTGGATAATTGACAACATTATTGATTCCATTGAGAAAAGCAGGAAATCCCTATTTGTTTTATCTCAACATTTTGTTCAGAGTGAGTGGTGCAAGTACGAGCTTGACTATACCCATTTCCGTCTATTTGATGAAAACGATGATACAGCCATACTTGTTCTGTTGGAGTCAATTCCAAAGGAGACTATTCCTCAGAGATTTTGCAAGCTGAGGAAACTGATGAATACAAAAACCTatttgaaatggccacaggaTGAAGTAGAACAGCAGAACTTCTGGCTTTCTTTAAAAGTAGCATTAAAAGAAGGAACAAATGTAACATGAGGTGCACAATTTCTGTACAAAATGACTAATATACATCCAATTAGCCCCTTTAAAATAAAGACAAATATTGGTTTATAATGATGTGACTTATATGCACAAAAAGTATGGATAGCAGTTCATGTTCGAAATCCCATTTAACAGTAAGTGTGTCTTTTTACTGAATGCAGAACAAAAAGGAAGTGAAATGCAGCTAGGACAATAATGAACATAGGTACACTTGTAAGTTGTTGAACATAACACATATATTTTCATATACTTTCACATAAGTAACACATTTTTTAATGTATGTTTTTCAAAAATCTGCTCCATTCCATAATGTCCTGCTTCTTCTACTGCATATGTCCGTCAGAACTGACTGTCTCTGAGGATTTATTAAACTGGCTTTTCTTCAAGGATAAGTCAAGCCAATGAGCACTTACAGCCATTTCAACTAGTTGGGCATCACAGTTGACCTAATGGAGATTCATGACATAATTAAGGGCATTGAATACATAACATTTACACATAATATAACCTCATCAAATTATGGTTTTGACATCAATGACATGCTCTTCTTGAAAATTAGTCATCCATGGAAAAGAAAACCCCTCTTGCAGTACTATAGTGACTTACTAGCAGCTTCTCTGCTGTTGCTTATACAAATTTCTCTCTTATTAACATTTTCAGGAGAATTGTTGGTTACTGTTTAGCTTGGATGTGCTGAAGGTTTAACATTAAGCTATCAAACCTTCATTCACAGTTTGTATTGAGGAAACAACTTTATTGGCAACTCTTTGGGGTTGGAtgtaaaaatataaatatatgcAAAGTGTAACAATGAGATATACTTAAAATAAATGAATGTATACTGAACAGAGATGACTGAGAGTGGAACTTATAAAAGTatacaaaatattcattttttaaaattcattcatgggatgtgagcatcactggcaagaccagcatttattgcccatctttatttgcccttgagaaagtggtggtgagctgccttcttgaaccactgcagtccttttggagtaggtacacccacaatgcttttagggagggagttccaggattttgatccagaaataatgaaggaacggcaatacatttccaagtcagggtggcaacttggagggaaacttgcaggtggtgatattttgatgcatctgctgcccttgttctcctaGTGGTAGATGTCACAGGTTTGAAAGGAGCTGTCAAT from Carcharodon carcharias isolate sCarCar2 chromosome 1, sCarCar2.pri, whole genome shotgun sequence encodes:
- the LOC121279250 gene encoding toll-like receptor 2, which gives rise to MRAPSLWILLVVWIFVQTASFEENAHQYDACQKCNSDNFCNCSWGTLENVPCVLENVSVFDLSHNKISQIKDTDFITYVKLKRLLLQSNQIQSIADQAFQRNTQLEYLDLSNNLLTQLSQNWFKYLSKLQHLNILGNKYTDLGSGGIFSNLAQLRWLEFGNPSLSLLKEDDFVGVTHLDEFIVKAEKLLVYQKGSFSSFRNISHAALSLHDTFLNEPSQAQQILFDLSGSTTHIELRDLVFPDKTDNLLFSTKGNALIRKFTFRNVSLTDSTVISFINSMKNTKLSELVAQDCVLSGTGKWRRITSQTNSFLQSITLSNISIRKFYLFYELSGIGPLLESIKKATFTKLKMFLMPCHVSRKLKNVHYLDLTDNLLSDGIMPETLCSGAWSSVQHLILRKNDFKNLCTISSKLSTLSNLTHLDLSQNSFRDIKTSCKWSENLQFLNLSSCNIKSIINGVPPNVEVLDLSNNAISSFDINVPSLKELNVSNNKFKSLPGGGYLPKMEILKISSNKLTSLTGEEIKAFKKLQFLEAGKNNYICSCEFLFYMNNDITVQLLGGTENYVCDSPLFLRGMFVQNTKRSFFDCHTTLSLVFLCVGICLAVAIVGMMCYKYHGIWYIQMIWAWLKAKRKPKKVRNYDLCYDAFVSYSEMDSEWVENFLVRELESAHPPLTLCLHKRDFIPGKWIIDNIIDSIEKSRKSLFVLSQHFVQSEWCKYELDYTHFRLFDENDDTAILVLLESIPKETIPQRFCKLRKLMNTKTYLKWPQDEVEQQNFWLSLKVALKEGTNVT